In Horticoccus luteus, the following proteins share a genomic window:
- a CDS encoding M3 family metallopeptidase: protein MKILRWIGFGIGFIGAGAVMTAATKLEDLQAQATRDGMALVLPTWARNAAEVQSMTKAAIARADAALAKLAQQPADAATFASTFAAYDAITGDVAAYAGQNDFVSETSVDVATRDAARAASVTLQQWAIALDYRADVYRVLKAFADRGTKLDAQEQRLVDFTLRDYRRAGLALPAEEQKAVEGLRKELSATEEQFSTNINQARAPIDFTAEELAGVPESFLASPGVKQADGKFRAMLNITFHALALEENATNPETRRRALVARETLAKESNTPVLTKLVQLRAEIAHRLGYGSWADYRTETRMAKTGAAALKFEEDLVTALQPKWSAELETLRQLKVSETKDPAAKLEAWDIRYYLNQLKKERYAVDAEQLRVYFPYQATLEGMFRIYQRIFGLTFTRVEAPYLWTPGVQFFVVSDAKTGVAMGSFYLDMFPREGKFNHFACFPQTPGRVGAEGKYELPVEVLVCNFPPPAGDKPSLLAHDEVVTLFHEFGHVMHGILSRARFQAQTSFGVPQDFVEGPSQMLENWPWDKAVLDTFAADYRDPSKKIPAETIAALTKARVATEGYYNRRQLSFGLIDLRLHLLTPAQAAKVDVVGLSNDVLARVFVAQPEGTSFVTYFGHLVGYDAGYYGYLWSRVMAIDMASVFKQAADGFLDVDTGLRLRKEVYGVGDTRDVGESVEKFLGRPRSMDAFLNYVGLPKKSADAPGAKK, encoded by the coding sequence ATGAAAATACTCCGTTGGATTGGCTTTGGAATTGGGTTCATTGGTGCCGGCGCGGTGATGACCGCGGCGACGAAACTGGAGGACCTGCAGGCGCAGGCGACGCGCGATGGCATGGCGCTCGTGCTGCCGACGTGGGCGCGAAACGCGGCGGAGGTGCAAAGCATGACGAAGGCGGCCATCGCGCGCGCCGATGCGGCGCTGGCGAAACTGGCACAGCAACCGGCGGACGCGGCGACGTTCGCGAGCACGTTCGCGGCGTATGATGCGATCACGGGCGACGTGGCGGCGTATGCGGGGCAGAACGATTTCGTTTCGGAGACAAGCGTGGACGTGGCGACGCGCGACGCGGCGCGGGCGGCGTCGGTGACGTTGCAGCAATGGGCGATCGCGCTGGATTATCGCGCGGATGTTTACCGGGTGTTGAAAGCGTTCGCCGATCGCGGGACGAAGCTCGATGCGCAGGAGCAGCGGCTGGTGGATTTCACGTTGCGCGATTACCGGCGCGCGGGTCTGGCGTTGCCGGCGGAGGAGCAGAAAGCGGTCGAAGGTTTGCGCAAGGAACTGTCGGCGACGGAGGAGCAGTTTTCGACGAACATCAACCAGGCGCGGGCGCCGATCGATTTCACGGCGGAGGAGCTGGCGGGCGTGCCGGAAAGTTTTCTGGCGAGCCCGGGCGTGAAGCAGGCGGACGGAAAATTCCGCGCGATGTTGAACATCACCTTTCACGCGCTGGCGTTGGAAGAAAATGCGACGAATCCGGAAACACGGCGGCGGGCGCTGGTGGCGCGCGAGACGCTGGCGAAGGAGTCGAACACGCCGGTGTTGACGAAGCTGGTGCAGTTGCGCGCGGAGATCGCGCACCGGCTCGGCTACGGGTCATGGGCGGACTATCGCACGGAGACGCGCATGGCGAAGACGGGAGCGGCGGCGTTGAAGTTCGAGGAGGATCTGGTGACGGCGCTGCAACCGAAGTGGTCGGCGGAGCTGGAGACGTTGCGCCAGTTGAAAGTGAGCGAGACGAAGGATCCGGCGGCGAAACTGGAGGCGTGGGACATCCGCTATTATCTCAATCAGCTCAAGAAGGAGCGCTACGCGGTCGATGCGGAGCAGTTGCGCGTTTACTTCCCGTATCAGGCGACGCTCGAGGGGATGTTTCGCATTTATCAACGGATCTTCGGGCTGACGTTTACCCGGGTGGAGGCGCCGTATCTGTGGACGCCGGGCGTGCAGTTTTTCGTGGTGAGCGACGCGAAGACCGGCGTGGCGATGGGGTCATTTTATTTGGACATGTTTCCGCGCGAGGGAAAATTCAACCACTTCGCGTGTTTCCCGCAGACGCCGGGCCGGGTGGGGGCGGAGGGGAAGTATGAACTGCCGGTGGAAGTGCTGGTGTGCAACTTCCCGCCGCCGGCGGGCGACAAGCCTTCGCTGCTGGCGCACGACGAAGTGGTCACGTTGTTTCACGAGTTCGGACACGTGATGCATGGCATTCTCAGTCGCGCGCGGTTCCAGGCGCAGACCTCGTTTGGCGTGCCGCAGGATTTTGTGGAAGGGCCGTCGCAGATGCTGGAGAACTGGCCGTGGGACAAGGCGGTGCTCGACACGTTCGCCGCCGATTACCGCGACCCGAGCAAGAAGATCCCTGCGGAGACGATCGCGGCGCTGACGAAGGCGCGCGTGGCGACGGAAGGGTATTACAACCGCCGCCAGCTTTCGTTTGGGCTGATCGATCTGCGGCTGCATCTGTTGACGCCGGCGCAGGCGGCGAAGGTGGACGTGGTGGGATTGAGCAACGACGTGCTGGCGCGGGTGTTTGTGGCGCAGCCGGAAGGGACGTCGTTTGTGACGTATTTCGGTCACCTCGTGGGCTATGATGCGGGTTACTATGGTTACCTGTGGTCGCGGGTGATGGCGATCGACATGGCGAGCGTGTTCAAGCAGGCGGCGGATGGGTTTCTCGATGTGGACACAGGCCTGCGCCTGCGGAAGGAAGTGTATGGCGTGGGCGATACACGCGACGTGGGCGAATCGGTGGAGAAATTCCTCGGGCGGCCGCGTTCGATGGACGCGTTTCTGAACTACGTGGGGTTGCCGAAAAAGTCCGCTGACGCACCGGGCGCGAAAAAGTGA
- a CDS encoding acyloxyacyl hydrolase — MAIRLRSTLLSAAFMVMSAGLARAEIAAVAVETKTAPRYEIEAMTGVLWSVGGGATPLSYTVLPQIFSLKIPPVGERPLWGGTLMMRSHFSLLIEPIVRGPEHSFLGVAAAGELEWRNASERGAAFFAAGGGVGWLDSKGYEVPGGQGQDFNLNWLMHAGARYRLKEAWVVSLGLYFQHVSNRGMDKVNPGLNALGPMVGLAKRF; from the coding sequence ATGGCAATTCGTCTTCGCAGCACGTTGTTGAGCGCGGCGTTCATGGTGATGAGCGCAGGGTTGGCGCGCGCGGAAATCGCGGCAGTCGCAGTGGAGACGAAGACGGCGCCGCGTTACGAAATCGAGGCGATGACCGGCGTGTTGTGGAGTGTGGGCGGCGGGGCGACGCCGTTGAGTTACACGGTGCTGCCGCAGATTTTTTCGCTGAAGATTCCGCCGGTGGGGGAACGGCCGTTGTGGGGCGGGACGTTGATGATGCGGTCGCATTTCAGCCTGCTGATCGAGCCGATCGTGCGGGGGCCGGAGCACTCTTTTCTCGGGGTGGCGGCGGCAGGAGAACTGGAATGGCGCAACGCGTCGGAGCGTGGCGCGGCGTTTTTCGCGGCGGGCGGCGGGGTCGGCTGGCTGGACAGCAAGGGCTACGAGGTGCCGGGCGGGCAGGGGCAGGATTTTAATCTGAACTGGTTGATGCACGCGGGGGCGCGCTACCGGCTGAAGGAAGCGTGGGTGGTCTCGCTGGGGCTGTATTTCCAACACGTGTCGAACCGCGGGATGGACAAGGTAAACCCTGGGTTGAATGCGCTGGGGCCGATGGTCGGGTTGGCGAAGCGGTTTTAG
- a CDS encoding short chain dehydrogenase codes for MRILVIGATGTIGRAVVKSLGMRHEVIGASRQRAERRFDLAEPDSIRALFRDVGPVDAVVSAAGAAKFAPLAELSDADVQFSLANKLMGQVNLVRYGAEHVNDGGSFTLTSGVLSHSPMPGSAAISLVNAGLEGFARAAALELPRGIRVNVVSPPWVTETLIAYKMDPAPGRSARDVAELYEQSVEGYETGQVIEFPST; via the coding sequence ATGCGTATCCTCGTCATCGGTGCCACGGGCACCATCGGTCGGGCAGTGGTCAAGAGTCTTGGCATGCGCCACGAAGTGATCGGGGCGAGCCGGCAGAGGGCGGAGCGGCGGTTCGATCTGGCAGAGCCGGACTCGATTCGCGCGCTGTTTCGAGACGTCGGCCCAGTGGATGCGGTCGTCAGCGCGGCGGGCGCGGCGAAGTTTGCGCCGCTGGCGGAGTTGAGTGATGCGGATGTGCAGTTTTCGCTGGCGAACAAATTGATGGGGCAGGTGAACCTGGTGCGCTACGGGGCGGAGCACGTGAACGACGGCGGGTCGTTTACGCTGACGAGTGGCGTGCTGTCGCACTCGCCGATGCCGGGCAGCGCGGCGATCAGTCTGGTGAACGCGGGGCTCGAGGGCTTCGCGCGCGCGGCGGCGTTGGAACTGCCGCGGGGAATCCGGGTGAACGTGGTGAGTCCGCCGTGGGTGACGGAGACGTTGATCGCGTATAAAATGGATCCGGCGCCGGGGCGTTCGGCGCGGGACGTGGCGGAACTTTACGAGCAAAGCGTGGAAGGTTACGAGACGGGGCAGGTGATTGAGTTTCCGTCAACGTAG
- a CDS encoding helicase-related protein — protein sequence MPMPPESEEQWTHEEVVLGARAALLDELDLRASALGAAFLAAPVGPRVRAAGVRASLARLAADQVAAAGPGMRFGQFLDVSDELTLLLPARAEIREDLALPVLASVVLKLIPFLTDVATRGPAAVAADLAQRRHPDTRELAHRLRASPPTYEGWAQLQQPDVDRAFATTPPPLADRKEIYHRLRLACAHALDRTLLAGLAQRNPGFLDYLQCFPVARGLRRNVVAWLGPTNSGKTHRAVLALAAAESGMYLGPLRLLALEQRDRLVELGTACSLITGEERDFASPTHSARTVEMTDFSRPFAVCVLDEMQLAFDRDRGWAWVAAYCGVAAETLIVTGPDSAEPVIRRLAELCGDAVEVNHLARQGTLQSEGVLDWRHVPPRSAVIGFSRAMVLELKAMFESRGLRVSVIYGGLSPEVRRNEARRFRDRESDIVCATDAIGLGLNLPLDRVIFYETDKFDGEINRRLDPAELLQIAGRAGRGPGSEGWVAAFSARDARRVEAALAEPQRTPAPDLLPAAPTQMHVRAIADHLGLARLGPILEFFRTRLTFPGGTFFPDVQDDVFAAAELVDTYAPTLPVEERYALACTPIDLDDHLFRSLFAEWLELLAAGRTVNFPRRLDNAGGLEALEETLKLVTIYRWLALKFPHAFTDGAHVEQIRRDVTEQTQAILRRNWGKQGLTRRECVHCGRALLPSAVFRTCRECHSRGYE from the coding sequence ATGCCGATGCCGCCTGAGTCAGAAGAACAATGGACGCATGAGGAGGTCGTCCTCGGTGCCCGCGCGGCGCTGCTCGACGAACTCGACCTCCGCGCATCGGCGCTCGGCGCCGCGTTTCTCGCCGCTCCCGTCGGCCCCCGTGTCCGCGCGGCCGGCGTGCGCGCCAGCCTCGCCCGCCTCGCCGCCGACCAAGTCGCCGCCGCCGGCCCCGGCATGCGTTTCGGCCAGTTCCTCGACGTCAGCGACGAACTCACCCTCCTCCTGCCGGCCCGCGCCGAAATCCGCGAAGATCTCGCCCTGCCCGTGCTCGCCAGCGTCGTATTGAAACTCATCCCCTTTCTTACCGACGTCGCCACGCGCGGCCCGGCCGCTGTCGCCGCCGACCTCGCTCAACGCCGCCATCCCGACACGCGCGAACTCGCCCACCGCCTCCGCGCCTCCCCGCCCACCTACGAAGGCTGGGCGCAGCTCCAGCAGCCCGACGTCGACCGCGCCTTCGCGACCACCCCTCCGCCTCTCGCCGACCGCAAGGAAATCTACCACCGCCTCCGCCTCGCCTGCGCCCACGCCCTCGACCGCACGCTCCTCGCCGGCCTCGCGCAACGCAATCCGGGCTTCCTCGATTACCTGCAATGCTTCCCCGTCGCGCGCGGCCTGCGCCGCAACGTCGTCGCCTGGCTCGGCCCGACCAATTCAGGCAAAACGCACCGCGCCGTCCTCGCCCTCGCGGCCGCGGAGAGCGGCATGTATCTCGGCCCGCTCCGCCTCCTCGCCCTCGAACAACGCGACCGCCTCGTCGAACTCGGCACAGCGTGTTCGCTCATCACCGGCGAGGAACGCGACTTCGCCTCCCCCACCCACTCCGCGCGCACCGTCGAGATGACGGATTTCTCCCGCCCGTTCGCCGTCTGCGTCCTCGATGAAATGCAACTCGCCTTCGATCGCGACCGCGGCTGGGCCTGGGTCGCCGCGTATTGTGGCGTCGCCGCCGAGACGCTCATCGTCACCGGCCCCGACTCCGCCGAACCCGTCATCCGCCGCCTCGCTGAATTATGCGGCGACGCCGTCGAAGTGAACCATCTGGCCCGCCAAGGCACGCTCCAGAGCGAGGGCGTGCTGGACTGGCGGCATGTGCCGCCTCGCTCCGCCGTGATCGGCTTTTCGCGCGCCATGGTGCTCGAACTCAAGGCCATGTTCGAATCTCGCGGCCTGCGCGTCTCCGTCATCTACGGCGGCCTCTCGCCCGAAGTGCGCCGCAACGAAGCCCGCCGCTTTCGCGACCGCGAGTCCGACATCGTCTGCGCCACCGACGCCATCGGCCTCGGCCTCAACCTCCCGCTCGACCGCGTGATTTTCTACGAGACCGATAAATTCGACGGCGAAATCAACCGCCGCCTCGACCCCGCCGAGCTCCTCCAAATCGCCGGCCGCGCCGGTCGCGGACCCGGCTCGGAAGGCTGGGTCGCCGCCTTCTCCGCCCGCGACGCGCGCCGCGTCGAAGCCGCCCTCGCCGAACCCCAACGCACCCCGGCGCCCGACCTGCTCCCCGCCGCGCCCACGCAAATGCACGTTCGCGCGATCGCTGACCACCTCGGGCTCGCCCGCCTCGGCCCCATCCTCGAATTCTTTCGCACGCGGCTCACGTTCCCCGGCGGCACGTTTTTCCCCGATGTGCAGGACGACGTTTTCGCTGCCGCCGAACTCGTTGATACCTACGCCCCCACGCTCCCCGTCGAGGAACGCTACGCCCTCGCCTGCACGCCCATTGATCTCGACGACCACCTCTTCCGCAGCCTCTTCGCCGAATGGCTGGAACTCCTCGCGGCGGGCCGCACCGTGAATTTCCCCCGCCGCCTCGACAACGCCGGCGGCCTCGAAGCGCTGGAGGAAACACTGAAACTCGTCACCATCTACCGCTGGCTCGCGCTAAAATTCCCGCACGCGTTCACCGACGGCGCGCACGTCGAGCAAATCCGCCGCGATGTCACCGAGCAGACGCAGGCCATCCTCCGTCGCAACTGGGGCAAACAAGGCCTCACCCGCCGCGAATGCGTGCACTGTGGCCGGGCGCTCCTGCCCAGCGCTGTGTTTCGCACCTGTCGCGAATGCCACAGCCGCGGCTATGAATGA
- a CDS encoding response regulator, with translation MSLAASPPQASVAASRFYHILVVDDLPELCELAARTLTRAGHHPVCVQSGSEALACLAADPHFDIIMTDHHMPLMTGLELVARLHELHFPGRIIATTADPDPALLSSYCALGVDSFLPKPASAEEIQAAISACAPAA, from the coding sequence ATGAGTCTCGCTGCCTCCCCCCCGCAGGCGTCCGTCGCCGCTTCGCGGTTCTACCACATTCTCGTTGTCGACGACTTGCCCGAGCTATGTGAGCTCGCCGCCCGCACGCTCACTCGTGCCGGCCACCACCCCGTCTGTGTGCAGAGCGGCTCCGAAGCTCTGGCCTGCCTCGCTGCCGATCCGCACTTCGACATCATCATGACCGACCACCACATGCCGTTGATGACCGGGCTGGAACTCGTTGCGCGCCTCCACGAGCTGCACTTTCCCGGGCGGATCATTGCCACCACCGCTGATCCTGACCCCGCGCTTTTGAGCTCTTATTGTGCGCTGGGCGTGGACTCCTTCCTGCCTAAACCCGCGTCCGCCGAAGAGATTCAGGCCGCGATTTCCGCCTGCGCTCCGGCCGCCTGA